TTTCATAATGGCGATGATCTTTGTCAACGCCGCACAGGCCGGAATATTCACCTTTGATTCCAACGTCCATCTGGCCTTCATCATATTCTCTATGAACTTCACGTGGGGTGTCATCGATGCGCTGATAATCATTCTGGTCGGGAGCCTGGAGAGGAAGAGGGACATACAGATACTGTCCAAGAGCAGAGATAACGATTGCGAGGAATGCGAGGCCATAGTAGAGGACGATCTGTCCGGTACCATTCTGGGCGCCATAGATCCAAAAGACGAGCGGCAGATAGTGCGGCAGATATTATCTTCGAGGATAGAATCCGAAGAAGAGTTGCGCAAGGACCGGGCCGACCTCCTTAAGACAGGCATATCTAGTTTCGTGATAACTATTCTCGCGGCCCTTCCGGCGCTGATCCCTCTGCTTCTGATACCCGATCTTACAACGGCCCTCTTTATTGCTTCTGCTCTGGGCGCCGTGGCTTTATTTTTTGTAGGCTATACCATGAGCAAATACATAGGCGCAAATAAGTGGAAGATGGCCATTATTCTGACCCTGGTGGGGTGGTCTGTTACTATCATGGCAACCTTTATGGGCGGATGACCGCACGTCGCTTAATTTCCCGGAGCGATAAAAGATATTTAATCAAAGCAACAGATTACGTTACCATGTCTATTATCCTGGCATATGACGGGAGGCCGGGGACGCGGAGAGCTTTGGATTTTGCGATAAACTATTCCAAGATTTCCAAAATGCCTCTTTACATCTATTCCTCCATAGTTTCACGCGACGTTGTGGAGCATGAAAAAGAGTTCGCCAAGGTCAAAACGTATATGAAAGAGGCGGAGGACGCCGCAAGAGAGGAGGGCATAGAGGTCCATTCGGTAATAGAGCCGGGGCCTGCCGCCGAAAACGTTCTTGCCGCTGCGTCAAGATTCAAGTGCGATATGATCGTGGTCGGAAGGTCGGATAAGACATTTATCGACCGGGTCGTCCTGGGAAGCGTTTCACAGTATGTTGTGAGCCATGCCAAATGCAACGTGGTCGTGGTGCATTAATTCCGTCCGAAAGCTCTAAGGAGGGCCAGGACCACCCTTTCAGGGGAAGGTGGGCATCCGGGTATGTACAAGTCCACTTCCAGGGTGTCCTTTATGCCCTCTCCGGAGACGTCCCCTTCGACAAAAATGCCCCCGGATATGGCGCACGTCCCCATGGCTACAACGACCTTCGGGGAGGGCATGGCATCGAATGTCTCCAGGGCCGCTTCCCTCATATTTCTGGCCATCGGCCCGGTGACAAGAAGCACGTCCGCATGTCTAGGGGATGCGACTATCTTCATCCCGAACCTGCTCATGTCGTAGTATGGGTTGGACATGCAGTTGACCTCCACCTCGCAAGCATTGCAAGATCCAGTATCCAGCTCTCTAAAGGCTATGGATTCGCCCAATATCTCCGCCTTGGCTCTGTCTATCGTGCCATCCGATTCCTTCGGAGGTTTTGAACCGCTGAACAGAAGCCCGTCCCTGGATGTGGCGTACAGGGGCGCTGGAATCTCTTCTATGACGGATGCGGGGCACGATCCGATGCAGTCCATGCAGAATATACATCTTCCCAGATCCACGGTCCATTCCATGGAGACGTCGATGGCATCGGTGGGGCAGACGTCCGCGCATTTGCCGCATTTTCTGCACTTCCCGTGTACAACATTCGCGAACGGCATCAGGAGCAGCCTGGCACCCATCTCATCTTGGGGCTCGGCCGGCCTTTTCTGCGATATAAAATTCAATAGGCTTCTTCTTATCATGTCCGCACCTCAAACATCATTCCCGCTGTAGGACAGCCCAAAGCTCTTGTTGATCATAGGGAAATCGGGCACTATATTTCCCATAACGGCCAGCTCCAAGGCGGGCCAGTTGACAAAGGACGGGTCCCTTATGCTGTATCTCCAGATATCTCCGTTCCTTATATCGGCGCAGTGGAGAAGCTCTCCCCTCGGAGACTCGACCATGCCGCAGGAGAAGCCGTCCGGTATTTCCGGTTCTGTTCTGATCTCCCCCTCCTCCATGTCTTTTAAACATTGCAGAATGAGGCTAACGGATTCCGATACCTCTTCCACCCTGACGGCCGCACGGGACATCACGTCGCCGTTCTTCTTGTATATGGTATTGAACGACAGGTCCCCGTAAGCATCGTAGGGCAGTTCGGCCCTGACATCGGAAACGATACCGCTGGCTCTTGCCAAGACGCCGACAGTGCCCAATCTCGCGGCATCTTCGGCCCTCAATACACCGGTCGTCTCTAGGCGGTCCACTTCGGAAGGTGAGCGCCTCATATAGCTGTCAACTTTCATGGTTGCGAAACCGGCCCGCATCACGGCGTTTTCCAGTTTGGGCATGTTCTCGGGAGGTATGTCCTTCTTCACTCCTCCGGGAATTATGTTGCCCATGAGCATCCTGCTGCCGAAGATCTCCCTGTTTGCCCTAAGCAGCTCCTCGCGGGCCTCTGTCCCGAGCGCCGCTGCTACGCTGAAGGCCGTGTCCGTGCACAGGCCCGCTATAATATCCAGGTGATTGTGTATGCGCTCCAGTTCCGAGAGTATGACGCGTATGTACCGTGCCCTGGCGGGTATATCGGTATCTCCCTCCATGGTATGGGCATGGGCAAGGCCATGGGCCACCGCGTTGTCTCCGGATATCCTTTCTGCCAGGTATGAGCGGTTATAGGATACGGGCCCCTCCATGAGCTTCTCGATACCCTTGTGGGCATATCCCAGATGTATTTTCAGACGGATTATCGGCTCCCCCGCTACACTGAATCTGAAATGTCCCGGCTCGATGACACCTGCATGGACCGGCCCCACGGGTATCTCGAACACTCCCGGTCCGGACACATGGTTTTTTGGTATGGGGGCCCTGACCTCGCCGTCTGTGATGTACACACCCTTCTGGAGCGGATGGCCGTTGCCCTTCCTCCAATATATGGCAGGTATCAAATTGTCGTGACCCTCGGGAATTATCCCGTTCATCTCCCAGATCGCCCTCTCGAATACGGAGGCGGACGGCACGCGCGGAGCAACGGCCGGATACGACCCCTCCACATCTGAAGTTATCCTGACGATATCTTTTCCTCTTCTGAGGAGTATGTTCAATTCGGCTCCCGGCGAAGACTCCGAGGCGAACATCGACATGATCCTCCACCCGTCGTCAAAATACGTTCTGAGATACTGTCCCAGAATGCTGGATTCACAGAGCGTTGGGTCTTTTATTATCATACGGAACCTCCTGAGAGTATGAGGACCATGCTGTCAAAGACATCTCTTACCATTTCCGGCATGAAAAGACCGAAGAAAAGGGCGAATATCATCAGTAGGACCATAGATCCCGCTCTGAGACGCGATACAGGTTCCGATACATCTTTGTCGGTCGTTCCGGACAGCATCGGGAATATGTGCAGGACAAGGCCGGCGAATACGAATGCCAGCAGAATAGCCAGAGCTCCTGCGAGATAATACATTCCGGCACCTATGGCGCCGCCAATAATGAGCAGCTCGCCAATGAAAAGAGGAAAAGGCGGGGCTCCTGCCACTGCAAGTCCTCCTGCGGCAGTGGCGAATCCCGAAAATCTCATCTTCTGAGATACGCCCTTTATTTCGGACATGATCCTGGTTTTGTAGATTTGGGTTATATTGCCGGCGCAGAAGAATACCAGGGGCTTGCATATGGAATGGGCCATAACCTGGAACATAGCTCCGAAAAGAGCCAGGGGCGTACCTATTCCCAGACCTATGGCTATGAGGCCCATATTCTCCACGCTGGAATATGCCAGCATCCTCTTGAAGTCCTTGGATACCAGTATGAAGGCCGCCGCTACCAGAAGAGACGTGATACCGAACAAAAGCAGAATGTGCCGGGCGAAGTCCGGGTTCACGATCTCCGATACGGAGTAGAACCGCATTATCCCGTACATGGCGCAGTTTAGAAGCGCTCCCGACATTATTCCGCTCACGGGACTGGGCGCCTGGCTGTGGGCGTCCGGCAACCAGTTATGGAGGGGAGCAAGGCCCGCCTTCATTCCAAGGCCTATTATGAAGAGTATGGCCGCGAATTTCATAAAAATCGGATTCAGATTTGCGGCGTTGGCCACGAGGGCCGGCCAATCCAGTGCTCTGTCGTCCGGTATGAATCCGGAGGATGCGGCGTAAAGCATGGCGATCCCAAAGAGTGCCAGTGTTATGCCCACTGAACAGAGCATTATGTATTTCCATGATGCCTCGGTGGCACTTTTATCCTTATATAGGCCCACAAGGAAAGCCGATACTAGCGTGGTGGATCCGATGCCTATCCAAGTTAGCGCCGCCGAACGTACGGCGAAGGTTATCAGCATCGTGGAGATGAATACGAACATGGTGAAGTAGAACCATCTCATCTCCCTCGCGTTAAGGCGGCCCTCGTCCCATTCGGTCTTCAGATAATCCTTCGAATACAGCAGCGTTGCAAAGGAAACGAATGCAGTGATCAGAAGGAAGAATGCGGAAAGGCTGTCTATATACCATATCGATGTGTCCAGGACATTTCCTGTTATCGGGGAGATGCAGCAGTAGATCGCAGCGGCCAGCGAGGCGAATGCCCCCATTATGGATATGCGGAACAGGCCCTTGGTGCCAAACGGCAGGAGGCAGAGCAGACCGGCCAAGAGGGGTACTAGGATCATTATCGTTACGATCATTCTTCTTTCAGCCTCCGCAGTAAAGTGGTATCCACCGAATCAAAGGATTTGTTGATCCTGAATGCGAATATTCCGATAATTATCATGGCCATGAGCACATCGAAGAAGGCCCCCAGCTCGACTATGAAGGGCATTCCGTTGGAGAGGGCTATAGCTCCAAGGAAAAGACCGTTCTCGACCATCAGCAGACCCACGACCTCGCTTATGGCTTTGCGGCGGGTCGCCATCATGAGCATCCCTATCAGCATTATAGAGAAGGAGAGCACCAGGGAGTTCCTCTCTGCGGTATCTAAAGTTATTATCAGCGGCTCCGACACATAATATGAAAATATTATGAGGGCGGCGGAAAGGAGAATAGACCCGGGTATTCCCAGGGACAGGGACATCTCGTCATCCGCCTTTATGCGGGACATGATGTATTTCAGCATCCTCGGTATCAGAAGGACCTTGATCCCGAAGGTCATGGCCGCCATGATGTAAATGTGAGGCTCGTTCTGAGAATATGCGACCGTGAACTCGAAGGCCGCAAGGAACAGGGACTGCAATATGAACAACCTGATGAGAGGTTGCATCCTTACGCTTGCCATTGCCAGCACTGATGCCAGCAGCATGCATACGGCGAAGATGTCAATGAGATTGTTGGTCAATATCTGGTCCATAAAATATACCTCACAGAACATACAGCGATATCATTGCCATCAGGGACAGTGCGAAGGACACCGTCAGCATGTTGGGCATCCTGAATACCCTCATCTTCGCAATGGTGCTCTCGAGGAGAGCTATTCCGAAGGCGATCACAAGCATTTTTGCAATTATTACAATGACCGAAACGGCCAGGTCCAGGGGCGCCATAGTAATCGCCGTTCCCCATGGGAAGAAAAGCGTTCCCAGCAGGGCCATGAATATGGTCAACCGGAGCATGGAGGCCATCTCCATCATGGCGAGGCCTCTGCCCGAATATTCCAGAAGCATGCCCTCGTGTATCATGGTAAGTTCCAGATGGGTGTCCGGGTTATCGAAGGGCACCCTCGTGTTCTCGGCCACCATGGTTATAACGAACGACGTTCCGGCCAACAGCAGGGCCGGAGATATGGCGAATGCACCGGCCCCTATTATGGAAGAGGATATGTCGGTTATATCGAATCCCACTCCTGTTATGGCGGAAAGGGTCATTATGGAAAGTAGAAGGGCCGGCTCTATCAGAACGGACATCAT
The DNA window shown above is from Methanomassiliicoccaceae archaeon and carries:
- a CDS encoding hydrogenase — its product is MDQILTNNLIDIFAVCMLLASVLAMASVRMQPLIRLFILQSLFLAAFEFTVAYSQNEPHIYIMAAMTFGIKVLLIPRMLKYIMSRIKADDEMSLSLGIPGSILLSAALIIFSYYVSEPLIITLDTAERNSLVLSFSIMLIGMLMMATRRKAISEVVGLLMVENGLFLGAIALSNGMPFIVELGAFFDVLMAMIIIGIFAFRINKSFDSVDTTLLRRLKEE
- a CDS encoding NADH-quinone oxidoreductase subunit C, encoding MIIKDPTLCESSILGQYLRTYFDDGWRIMSMFASESSPGAELNILLRRGKDIVRITSDVEGSYPAVAPRVPSASVFERAIWEMNGIIPEGHDNLIPAIYWRKGNGHPLQKGVYITDGEVRAPIPKNHVSGPGVFEIPVGPVHAGVIEPGHFRFSVAGEPIIRLKIHLGYAHKGIEKLMEGPVSYNRSYLAERISGDNAVAHGLAHAHTMEGDTDIPARARYIRVILSELERIHNHLDIIAGLCTDTAFSVAAALGTEAREELLRANREIFGSRMLMGNIIPGGVKKDIPPENMPKLENAVMRAGFATMKVDSYMRRSPSEVDRLETTGVLRAEDAARLGTVGVLARASGIVSDVRAELPYDAYGDLSFNTIYKKNGDVMSRAAVRVEEVSESVSLILQCLKDMEEGEIRTEPEIPDGFSCGMVESPRGELLHCADIRNGDIWRYSIRDPSFVNWPALELAVMGNIVPDFPMINKSFGLSYSGNDV
- a CDS encoding VIT1/CCC1 transporter family protein; the protein is MVMRLTGKLISNTGPGLAIQEALYGFIMAMIFVNAAQAGIFTFDSNVHLAFIIFSMNFTWGVIDALIIILVGSLERKRDIQILSKSRDNDCEECEAIVEDDLSGTILGAIDPKDERQIVRQILSSRIESEEELRKDRADLLKTGISSFVITILAALPALIPLLLIPDLTTALFIASALGAVALFFVGYTMSKYIGANKWKMAIILTLVGWSVTIMATFMGG
- a CDS encoding universal stress protein, whose product is MSIILAYDGRPGTRRALDFAINYSKISKMPLYIYSSIVSRDVVEHEKEFAKVKTYMKEAEDAAREEGIEVHSVIEPGPAAENVLAAASRFKCDMIVVGRSDKTFIDRVVLGSVSQYVVSHAKCNVVVVH
- a CDS encoding proton-conducting transporter membrane subunit; this translates as MIVTIMILVPLLAGLLCLLPFGTKGLFRISIMGAFASLAAAIYCCISPITGNVLDTSIWYIDSLSAFFLLITAFVSFATLLYSKDYLKTEWDEGRLNAREMRWFYFTMFVFISTMLITFAVRSAALTWIGIGSTTLVSAFLVGLYKDKSATEASWKYIMLCSVGITLALFGIAMLYAASSGFIPDDRALDWPALVANAANLNPIFMKFAAILFIIGLGMKAGLAPLHNWLPDAHSQAPSPVSGIMSGALLNCAMYGIMRFYSVSEIVNPDFARHILLLFGITSLLVAAAFILVSKDFKRMLAYSSVENMGLIAIGLGIGTPLALFGAMFQVMAHSICKPLVFFCAGNITQIYKTRIMSEIKGVSQKMRFSGFATAAGGLAVAGAPPFPLFIGELLIIGGAIGAGMYYLAGALAILLAFVFAGLVLHIFPMLSGTTDKDVSEPVSRLRAGSMVLLMIFALFFGLFMPEMVRDVFDSMVLILSGGSV
- a CDS encoding NADH-quinone oxidoreductase subunit H translates to MNYAELAIMLIQAAALVMISPLIAGIIGKFKALMQNRVGASIFQPYRDLRKLIKKESVVSENASFLFRAIPLICITSMLLLAAMTPFIYTGVLAPYADVIAMVYIFTMFRFAMVLGGLEGGSAFGGMGSSREAMMSVLIEPALLLSIMTLSAITGVGFDITDISSSIIGAGAFAISPALLLAGTSFVITMVAENTRVPFDNPDTHLELTMIHEGMLLEYSGRGLAMMEMASMLRLTIFMALLGTLFFPWGTAITMAPLDLAVSVIVIIAKMLVIAFGIALLESTIAKMRVFRMPNMLTVSFALSLMAMISLYVL
- a CDS encoding 4Fe-4S binding protein, with the translated sequence MIRRSLLNFISQKRPAEPQDEMGARLLLMPFANVVHGKCRKCGKCADVCPTDAIDVSMEWTVDLGRCIFCMDCIGSCPASVIEEIPAPLYATSRDGLLFSGSKPPKESDGTIDRAKAEILGESIAFRELDTGSCNACEVEVNCMSNPYYDMSRFGMKIVASPRHADVLLVTGPMARNMREAALETFDAMPSPKVVVAMGTCAISGGIFVEGDVSGEGIKDTLEVDLYIPGCPPSPERVVLALLRAFGRN